One Tamandua tetradactyla isolate mTamTet1 chromosome 20, mTamTet1.pri, whole genome shotgun sequence DNA segment encodes these proteins:
- the HNRNPAB gene encoding heterogeneous nuclear ribonucleoprotein A/B isoform X1, which produces MSETGEEQPMETTGATENGHEAAPEGESPAGAGTGTAAGSGAGSTAPPTGNQNGAEGDQINASKNEEDAGKMFVGGLSWDTSKKDLKDYFTKFGEVVDCTIKMDPNTGRSRGFGFILFKDAASVEKVLDQKEHRLDGRVIDPKKAMAMKKDPVKKIFVGGLNPEATEEKIREYFGEFGEIEAIELPMDPKSNKRRGFVFITFKEEEPVKKVLEKKFHTVSGSKCEIKVAQPKEVYQQQQYGSGGRGNRNRGNRGSGGGGGSGGQSQSWNQGYGSYWNQGYGYQQGYGPGYGGYDYSPYGYYGYGPGYDYSQGSTNYGKSQRRGGHQNNYKPY; this is translated from the exons ATGTCGGAAACGGGCGAGGAGCAGCCCATGGAGACCACGGGCGCCACCGAGAACGGACACGAGGCCGCCCCCGAGGGCGAATCGCCGGCCGGGGCTGGCACCGGGACCGCGGCAGGGTCTGGCGCCGGGAGCACGGCGCCCCCCACCGGGAACCAGAACGGCGCCGAGGGCGACCAGATCAACGCCAGCAAGAACGAGGAGGATGCGGG aaaaatgtttgtGGGCGGCCTGAGCTGGGATACCAGCAAAAAGGACCTGAAGGACTATTTTACCAAGTTTGGAGAGGTTGTTGACTGTACGATAAAAATGGACCCCAACACTGGACGGTCAAGAGGGTTTGGGTTTATCCTTTTCAAAGATGCAGCCAGTGTGGAGAAG GTCCTAGACCAGAAGGAGCACAGACTGGATGGCCGTGTCATTGATCCCAAAAAGGCCATGGCCATGAAGAAGGATCCAGTGAAGAAAATCTTTGTGGGGGGTCTGAATCCTGAAGCCACTGAGGAGAAGATCAGGGAGTACTTTGGCGAGTTTGGGGAG ATCGAGGCCATTGAGCTTCCCATGGATCCAAAGTCGAACAAAAGACGGGGCTTTGTTTTCATCACCTTTAAAGAAGAGGAACCTGTGAAGAAAGTTCTGGAGAAAAAGTTCCATACTGTCAGTGGAAGCAAG TGTGAAATAAAGGTGGCCCAGCCCAAAGAAGTCTACCAGCAGCAGCAGTATGGCTCTGGGGGTCGCGGAAACCGCAACAGAGGGAACCGAGGCAGTGGCGGTGGTGGAGGAAGTGGAG GTCAGAGTCAGAGTTGGAATCAGGGCTACGGCAGCTACTGGAACCAGGGCTACGGCTACCAGCAGGGCTACGGGCCCGGCTATGGCGGCTACGACTACTCGCCCTATGGCTATTACGGCTACGGCCCCGGCTACGACTACA GTCAGGGTAGTACAAATTACGGGAAGAGCCAGAGACGCGGTGGCCATCAGAATAACTACAAGCCATACTGA
- the HNRNPAB gene encoding heterogeneous nuclear ribonucleoprotein A/B isoform X2: MSETGEEQPMETTGATENGHEAAPEGESPAGAGTGTAAGSGAGSTAPPTGNQNGAEGDQINASKNEEDAGKMFVGGLSWDTSKKDLKDYFTKFGEVVDCTIKMDPNTGRSRGFGFILFKDAASVEKVLDQKEHRLDGRVIDPKKAMAMKKDPVKKIFVGGLNPEATEEKIREYFGEFGEIEAIELPMDPKSNKRRGFVFITFKEEEPVKKVLEKKFHTVSGSKCEIKVAQPKEVYQQQQYGSGGRGNRNRGNRGSGGGGGSGGQGSTNYGKSQRRGGHQNNYKPY; encoded by the exons ATGTCGGAAACGGGCGAGGAGCAGCCCATGGAGACCACGGGCGCCACCGAGAACGGACACGAGGCCGCCCCCGAGGGCGAATCGCCGGCCGGGGCTGGCACCGGGACCGCGGCAGGGTCTGGCGCCGGGAGCACGGCGCCCCCCACCGGGAACCAGAACGGCGCCGAGGGCGACCAGATCAACGCCAGCAAGAACGAGGAGGATGCGGG aaaaatgtttgtGGGCGGCCTGAGCTGGGATACCAGCAAAAAGGACCTGAAGGACTATTTTACCAAGTTTGGAGAGGTTGTTGACTGTACGATAAAAATGGACCCCAACACTGGACGGTCAAGAGGGTTTGGGTTTATCCTTTTCAAAGATGCAGCCAGTGTGGAGAAG GTCCTAGACCAGAAGGAGCACAGACTGGATGGCCGTGTCATTGATCCCAAAAAGGCCATGGCCATGAAGAAGGATCCAGTGAAGAAAATCTTTGTGGGGGGTCTGAATCCTGAAGCCACTGAGGAGAAGATCAGGGAGTACTTTGGCGAGTTTGGGGAG ATCGAGGCCATTGAGCTTCCCATGGATCCAAAGTCGAACAAAAGACGGGGCTTTGTTTTCATCACCTTTAAAGAAGAGGAACCTGTGAAGAAAGTTCTGGAGAAAAAGTTCCATACTGTCAGTGGAAGCAAG TGTGAAATAAAGGTGGCCCAGCCCAAAGAAGTCTACCAGCAGCAGCAGTATGGCTCTGGGGGTCGCGGAAACCGCAACAGAGGGAACCGAGGCAGTGGCGGTGGTGGAGGAAGTGGAG GTCAGGGTAGTACAAATTACGGGAAGAGCCAGAGACGCGGTGGCCATCAGAATAACTACAAGCCATACTGA